From a region of the Candidatus Woesearchaeota archaeon genome:
- a CDS encoding PIN domain-containing protein codes for MKFVDSNIVAYAFYANEFQEKCQRTIREENLITDAIVLVEAFNIIEFQTSRENATLCIKALLKSNITIKEVNINIIFESLKRANKYPQLKFIDLIHYTIALLEDCDSVLSYDHDFNNLEIPREELV; via the coding sequence ATGAAATTTGTTGATAGTAATATTGTAGCGTATGCATTTTATGCAAATGAATTTCAAGAGAAATGTCAGAGGACAATCAGAGAAGAAAACCTCATTACTGATGCAATTGTTTTAGTTGAAGCATTTAACATCATTGAATTTCAAACATCAAGAGAAAATGCAACTCTCTGCATTAAAGCTCTATTAAAATCAAATATCACTATTAAAGAGGTTAATATTAATATTATTTTTGAGTCGTTAAAAAGAGCTAACAAATATCCTCAACTCAAGTTTATTGATTTAATTCATTATACGATTGCTCTTTTAGAAGATTGTGATAGTGTTTTAAGTTACGATCATGATTTTAATAATCTTGAAATTCCTAGAGAAGAACTTGTATGA